In Halarcobacter bivalviorum, a genomic segment contains:
- the ruvB gene encoding Holliday junction branch migration DNA helicase RuvB yields MERVVEVEQVSFEEDNAEVNLRPSSWDDYIGQEKIKKNLKVFIEASKKRGEALDHILFYGPPGLGKTTISYLISNEMNSNIKVTAGPMIEKSGDLAAILTNLEEGDILFIDEIHRLSPAVEEILYPAMEDYRLDIIIGSGPAAQTVKIDLPRFTLIGATTRAGMLSNPLRERFGMHFRMQFYTFEELAKIIQKASIKLDKFCEDNAALEVSKRSRGTPRVALRLLRRVRDFAEVENENTIKIERCKYALDELGVNDTGFDEMDINLLELLVSNKGKPMGLSTIAAALSEDEGTIEDAIEPYLLANGYIERTARGRVASVKTYELFRLNYPGSEKLDEGTLF; encoded by the coding sequence ATGGAAAGAGTTGTAGAAGTAGAACAAGTATCATTTGAAGAAGATAATGCAGAAGTTAATCTAAGACCCTCTTCTTGGGATGATTATATTGGTCAAGAAAAAATCAAAAAAAATCTAAAAGTATTTATTGAAGCTAGTAAAAAAAGAGGTGAAGCCTTAGACCATATCCTTTTTTATGGACCTCCTGGACTTGGTAAAACTACAATCTCATATCTAATTTCAAATGAGATGAATTCAAATATAAAAGTAACTGCTGGACCAATGATTGAAAAAAGTGGTGATTTAGCAGCTATTTTAACTAATCTTGAAGAAGGAGATATTCTTTTTATTGATGAAATTCACCGTTTAAGTCCTGCAGTTGAAGAGATTTTATATCCTGCTATGGAGGATTATAGACTCGATATAATTATTGGTTCTGGACCAGCAGCACAAACAGTTAAGATTGACCTTCCAAGATTTACTCTTATTGGAGCGACAACAAGAGCTGGTATGCTTTCAAACCCTTTACGAGAGAGATTTGGTATGCATTTTAGAATGCAATTTTATACCTTTGAAGAGTTAGCAAAAATTATTCAAAAAGCTTCTATAAAACTTGATAAATTTTGTGAAGATAATGCTGCTTTAGAAGTATCTAAAAGAAGTAGAGGAACACCAAGGGTTGCCCTAAGACTTCTTAGACGTGTTAGAGATTTTGCAGAAGTTGAAAATGAGAATACAATCAAAATTGAAAGATGTAAATATGCCCTTGATGAATTAGGAGTAAATGATACAGGTTTTGATGAGATGGATATCAATTTACTTGAACTTCTAGTTTCAAATAAAGGTAAACCAATGGGTCTTTCTACAATTGCTGCTGCACTTAGTGAAGATGAAGGTACAATTGAAGATGCTATTGAACCATATTTATTAGCAAATGGTTATATTGAAAGGACTGCAAGAGGAAGAGTTGCAAGTGTAAAAACCTATGAACTATTTAGGTTAAATTATCCAGGAAGTGAAAAACTAGATGAAGGAACACTTTTTTGA
- a CDS encoding c-type cytochrome, translating to MKKVLLSSFVAIALLTGCSDSTETKTEKPVETEVKVEKEASAESKLVDQVKESTAKITQVVKEASSEVASKVAEESKEIAQKSTEAAKSIGSKAEVVAKELTDEIVNKTKEAKDNIETSINNIVETKTDTNVASKGKSLYLKCAGCHGQNGDMKALGKSQIIKGWDKQKVLDALVGYKEGTYGAAMKGVMIAQVSSLSNEDLDILSEYIASFK from the coding sequence ATGAAAAAAGTATTACTAAGTTCTTTTGTAGCAATAGCTCTTTTAACAGGATGCTCAGATAGTACAGAAACAAAAACTGAAAAGCCAGTTGAAACTGAAGTAAAAGTAGAAAAAGAAGCAAGTGCTGAGTCAAAACTTGTTGATCAAGTTAAAGAATCTACTGCAAAAATAACTCAAGTTGTAAAAGAAGCAAGTTCAGAAGTAGCTTCAAAAGTTGCTGAAGAGTCAAAAGAGATTGCACAAAAAAGTACTGAAGCCGCAAAAAGTATTGGCTCAAAAGCTGAAGTTGTAGCAAAAGAGTTAACTGATGAAATTGTAAATAAAACAAAAGAAGCAAAAGATAATATTGAAACAAGTATCAATAATATTGTAGAAACAAAGACAGATACTAATGTAGCATCAAAAGGTAAATCTTTATATTTAAAATGTGCAGGATGTCATGGACAAAATGGAGATATGAAAGCTTTAGGTAAATCTCAAATTATTAAAGGTTGGGATAAGCAAAAAGTACTTGATGCTTTAGTAGGATACAAAGAAGGAACTTATGGAGCAGCAATGAAAGGTGTAATGATTGCACAAGTAAGCTCGTTAAGTAATGAAGATTTAGATATTTTATCTGAATATATAGCTTCTTTCAAATAG
- the clpS gene encoding ATP-dependent Clp protease adapter ClpS — MANELEIELDSNLKVSEPKKYKVILLNDDYSTMDFVIDVLTNIFRKSVDEATQIMLNIHNNGREVCGIYSHEIAATKVAQVKTLAREKGFPLKAIMEEE; from the coding sequence GTGGCAAATGAATTAGAAATAGAATTGGATAGTAATTTAAAGGTTTCAGAACCAAAAAAATACAAAGTTATTCTACTAAACGATGATTATTCAACTATGGATTTTGTTATTGATGTATTGACAAATATATTTAGAAAAAGTGTAGATGAGGCAACTCAAATTATGTTAAATATACATAATAATGGTAGAGAAGTTTGTGGTATCTATAGTCATGAGATAGCTGCTACAAAAGTTGCACAGGTTAAAACACTTGCAAGAGAAAAAGGCTTTCCTTTAAAAGCTATTATGGAAGAAGAATAA
- a CDS encoding HD domain-containing phosphohydrolase — protein MKKPKFFLKIKPTISFILILLIASVIVITLSLQYYFSKDLAFNATENNFKITAEKIEQKIITFDKSNSDILTTIIHSEEMKEFPKVGENHRLLKQLTVILENKKHIYAIYAGNKKGEFFEVINLNVSEKLRAKYEVSNEIKWLIIKIYEEDGKKVKYEEYLDKDLIILKTIKKQTKYNPSIRPWFKKAFSTKNVIKTKPYKYTNFDELGITYAKKIKNNDIVLGVDVLLNSISTFLDKQTHIEDKQILIFQDDSKIIAAANLANNTKTVPYKQLIAFSKDKKIQTLNFNLKLEKEYFVYYSVIKTEFKNKDYLAILIPIDTIMKPFIDKIYNSFLITLLILTLTIPLIWYSTRILVEPIQKLEKENEKISNRKFDDVNLIKTRIKEYHELSLSLHSMSVSIKEYELKQEELMDSFIKLIASAIDAKSKYTGGHCERVPVLTIALADAASKSQEGIFKDFNLKTKDEKRELSVAAWLHDCGKVTTPEYVVDKATKLETLYNRIHEIRTRFEVIHRDLTIKMYENVLSGADKEKEEQLLKEEHKKLFEEFKIVATANIGGEFMDEKDIKKIDEISQRKWTKYFNDTLGLSQDELSRIDDKNRVFPKEENLLVDKKEHLIERKYFSQEEFEKFRFKMEVPKYLYNLGEVYNLTIKKGTLTEEERFKINEHMIMSIKMLEQLPFPKILEKVPEYAGAHHETLIGTGYPRKLIKEQMSIPARIMAVADIFEALTAADRPYKEAKTLSESIKILSFMVKDKHIDEDIFKLFLTSGVYKEYALKYLKKEQLDEIDISKYL, from the coding sequence ATGAAAAAACCAAAATTCTTCTTAAAGATAAAACCTACAATTTCCTTTATTTTAATTTTATTAATCGCCTCTGTAATTGTGATAACACTCTCTCTTCAATATTATTTTTCCAAAGATTTAGCTTTTAATGCGACTGAAAATAATTTCAAAATAACTGCTGAAAAAATAGAACAAAAAATAATAACATTTGATAAGAGTAATAGCGATATATTAACAACAATTATTCACTCTGAAGAGATGAAAGAATTTCCAAAAGTTGGAGAAAACCACAGATTATTAAAACAATTAACTGTTATTTTAGAAAATAAAAAACATATTTATGCCATTTATGCAGGAAATAAAAAAGGTGAATTCTTTGAGGTAATAAACTTAAATGTTAGTGAAAAATTAAGAGCAAAATATGAAGTTTCAAATGAGATAAAATGGCTTATTATAAAAATTTATGAAGAAGATGGTAAAAAAGTCAAATATGAAGAATATTTAGATAAAGACCTTATTATATTAAAAACCATAAAGAAACAAACGAAATATAATCCAAGTATAAGGCCTTGGTTTAAAAAAGCTTTTTCAACAAAAAATGTTATAAAAACAAAACCATATAAATACACAAACTTTGATGAGTTAGGAATTACTTATGCAAAGAAAATCAAAAATAATGATATTGTTTTAGGAGTAGATGTTCTATTAAACAGTATCTCAACTTTTTTAGATAAACAAACACATATAGAAGATAAACAAATTTTAATTTTTCAAGATGATAGTAAAATTATTGCTGCTGCAAATTTGGCTAATAACACAAAAACTGTTCCATATAAGCAGTTAATTGCTTTTTCTAAAGATAAAAAAATTCAAACACTAAATTTCAATCTAAAACTTGAAAAAGAGTATTTTGTTTATTATTCTGTAATTAAAACAGAGTTTAAGAACAAAGACTATTTAGCAATATTAATTCCTATAGATACAATAATGAAGCCCTTTATAGATAAAATCTATAACTCTTTTTTAATAACTTTATTAATTCTTACTCTTACAATTCCACTAATTTGGTATTCTACAAGGATTCTTGTGGAACCTATACAAAAACTAGAAAAAGAGAATGAAAAGATTTCAAATAGAAAATTTGATGATGTAAATCTTATAAAAACTAGAATCAAAGAGTATCATGAGTTATCATTATCTTTACATAGTATGTCAGTATCTATTAAAGAGTATGAACTAAAACAAGAAGAGTTGATGGACTCTTTTATTAAACTTATTGCAAGTGCAATCGATGCTAAATCAAAATATACAGGAGGACATTGTGAAAGAGTTCCTGTTTTAACTATTGCTTTAGCAGATGCAGCTTCAAAATCTCAGGAAGGAATCTTCAAAGATTTTAACTTAAAAACAAAAGATGAAAAAAGAGAATTAAGTGTTGCTGCTTGGCTACATGATTGCGGAAAAGTCACTACTCCTGAATATGTAGTAGATAAGGCCACAAAACTAGAAACACTTTATAATAGAATTCATGAAATTAGAACAAGATTTGAAGTAATACATAGAGACCTTACAATTAAAATGTATGAAAATGTTCTTTCAGGGGCTGATAAAGAAAAAGAAGAGCAGCTTTTAAAAGAAGAGCATAAAAAACTATTTGAAGAGTTTAAAATAGTTGCCACAGCTAATATTGGTGGAGAGTTTATGGATGAAAAAGATATTAAAAAAATAGATGAAATCTCTCAAAGAAAATGGACAAAATATTTTAATGATACCCTAGGTTTATCTCAAGATGAACTATCAAGAATTGATGATAAAAATAGAGTTTTTCCAAAAGAAGAAAACCTTTTAGTTGACAAAAAAGAACATCTAATTGAAAGAAAATATTTTTCACAAGAAGAGTTTGAAAAGTTTAGATTTAAAATGGAGGTACCTAAGTATCTTTATAATTTAGGAGAAGTTTACAATCTAACAATAAAAAAAGGAACATTAACAGAAGAAGAGAGATTTAAAATCAATGAGCACATGATAATGTCAATAAAAATGTTAGAACAACTTCCTTTCCCAAAAATATTAGAAAAAGTACCAGAATATGCAGGTGCACATCATGAGACTTTAATAGGTACAGGTTATCCTAGAAAACTTATAAAAGAGCAGATGTCTATTCCTGCAAGAATTATGGCAGTTGCAGATATATTTGAAGCTTTAACTGCAGCTGATAGACCTTATAAAGAAGCTAAAACTCTTTCTGAATCAATTAAAATACTTAGTTTTATGGTTAAAGATAAACATATAGATGAAGATATTTTTAAACTTTTTCTTACAAGTGGGGTTTATAAAGAGTATGCTCTGAAATATTTAAAAAAAGAGCAATTAGATGAAATTGATATTTCTAAGTACTTATAA
- a CDS encoding arginyltransferase, which produces MHILERDVEFIEEQRECSYFDDEVSDIRYRYISNCKKEDYQNMLEHGWRRFGKMHFVPECKACTKCISMRIDVKNYKFSRSEKRVFKKNLDTKLYIQAPSLTLDHLKLYDKYHYHMNKKKDWNYFPIEPAEYDRSYVQGKDEFTKEFLYVRDGKLIGVALVDILSESISSIYCFYDHDYEDLSIGKFSILAQIKIAKELNIPYIYLGYWIKDHLSMGYKEAYTPFEILTNRVSLEEEAIWEKYKS; this is translated from the coding sequence ATGCATATTTTAGAACGAGATGTAGAGTTTATAGAAGAACAAAGAGAGTGTTCCTATTTTGATGATGAAGTATCTGATATTAGATATAGATATATAAGTAATTGTAAAAAAGAGGATTACCAAAATATGCTTGAACATGGTTGGCGTAGATTTGGTAAAATGCATTTTGTACCTGAATGCAAAGCTTGTACAAAATGTATCTCTATGCGAATTGATGTAAAAAATTACAAATTCTCTCGTTCCGAAAAAAGGGTATTTAAAAAGAACTTGGATACAAAACTATATATTCAAGCTCCTTCTTTAACTTTAGATCACTTAAAACTTTATGATAAATATCACTACCATATGAATAAAAAGAAGGATTGGAACTATTTCCCTATTGAACCTGCAGAATATGACAGGTCATATGTACAAGGTAAAGATGAGTTCACAAAAGAGTTTTTATATGTAAGAGATGGTAAATTAATTGGAGTTGCTTTAGTAGATATTTTATCAGAATCAATCTCTTCAATTTATTGCTTTTATGACCATGATTATGAAGATTTATCAATTGGTAAATTCTCTATCTTGGCTCAAATAAAAATTGCAAAAGAATTAAATATTCCATATATCTATTTAGGTTACTGGATAAAAGATCATTTATCAATGGGTTATAAAGAAGCGTATACTCCTTTTGAAATTTTAACTAACAGAGTAAGCCTTGAAGAAGAGGCTATATGGGAAAAGTACAAATCGTAA
- the panB gene encoding 3-methyl-2-oxobutanoate hydroxymethyltransferase: protein MSIIKNDFEKMNVTKIKKAKNSKNLTMITAYDALFAKLFEEIADIILVGDSLNMSFAGKPDTLSATLEQMIYHTNAVCAGAPKAFVVLDMPFGTYINKDEALKNAVRVYQETNAAAVKIEGGEDRADIVKHLTSNSIAVMGHIGLMPQYVRSEGGYKVRGKTKEDTEQLIKDAIAIEKAGAFCIVVEGVMSEAAQKITEAISIPVIGIGAGNVTDGQVLVWSDMLGFFEEFKPKFVRHYLNGAQLVKDAVNQYRSDVQSKTFPSKEEEY from the coding sequence ATGAGTATTATTAAAAATGACTTTGAAAAAATGAATGTAACTAAAATCAAAAAAGCTAAAAATAGTAAAAACTTAACAATGATTACAGCTTATGATGCACTTTTTGCAAAACTTTTTGAAGAGATAGCTGATATTATCTTAGTAGGAGATAGCCTAAATATGAGTTTCGCAGGAAAACCTGATACTCTTTCTGCTACTTTAGAACAAATGATTTATCACACAAATGCCGTTTGTGCTGGAGCACCAAAAGCTTTTGTAGTTTTAGATATGCCTTTTGGAACTTATATAAATAAAGATGAAGCCTTAAAAAATGCAGTAAGAGTTTATCAAGAGACAAATGCTGCTGCTGTAAAAATTGAAGGTGGAGAAGATAGAGCAGATATTGTAAAACATCTTACTTCAAATTCAATTGCAGTTATGGGACATATTGGGTTAATGCCTCAATATGTACGAAGTGAAGGTGGATATAAAGTTAGAGGAAAAACAAAAGAGGATACAGAACAATTAATCAAAGATGCTATTGCTATTGAAAAAGCTGGTGCTTTTTGTATTGTAGTTGAAGGAGTGATGTCAGAAGCTGCACAAAAAATCACAGAAGCAATTTCTATTCCAGTAATAGGAATTGGAGCAGGAAATGTAACTGATGGACAAGTTCTTGTATGGTCAGATATGTTAGGTTTCTTTGAAGAGTTTAAACCAAAATTTGTAAGACATTATTTAAATGGGGCTCAATTAGTAAAAGATGCTGTAAATCAATATAGAAGTGATGTTCAATCAAAAACATTCCCTTCAAAAGAAGAAGAGTATTAA
- a CDS encoding AI-2E family transporter, whose product MKPQYFLIALTAVTLFFMFELFSPFLKPMFVALLLAVATNSLNIYLKRQIPSQFISSMLMTIFLTAIFFIPILYCIFSFATMINKIDQKALIEIYNAMEHWVKNMPNDLLFIKEQLNKILDKIDIPQLIQNLISFGAFLGKNSAKFIIDMIMILIFYFFFNYYSTSLSHYFKEAMPLKKEDSNALFYESSNVMSVVLYSILVTAVFEGLLFGFFVSFFGYDGILLGVLYGFASLVPVVGGLIMWLPVAIYEIFTGSTTNAIAIVAYSIIVISIIADTFIKPIIIKYINQRVVKTPSAVNELLIFFAIVAGLSTFGFWGMIIGPAMVTFFISLIQLLNKFSDDFYSIKRSIKNE is encoded by the coding sequence TTGAAACCACAATATTTTCTAATAGCCCTTACAGCTGTTACACTCTTTTTTATGTTTGAGCTTTTTAGCCCATTTTTAAAACCTATGTTTGTTGCCCTCCTTCTAGCTGTGGCAACAAACTCATTAAATATATATTTAAAAAGACAAATTCCAAGTCAGTTTATTTCATCAATGTTGATGACAATCTTCTTAACTGCAATCTTTTTTATTCCTATCTTATATTGTATTTTTTCATTTGCAACAATGATTAATAAGATTGACCAGAAAGCTTTAATTGAAATCTATAATGCAATGGAACATTGGGTAAAAAATATGCCAAATGATTTACTATTTATAAAAGAGCAATTAAATAAAATTCTTGATAAGATTGATATTCCTCAACTTATTCAAAATCTAATCTCTTTTGGTGCATTTTTAGGGAAAAACTCTGCAAAATTTATTATAGATATGATTATGATTTTAATTTTCTACTTCTTTTTCAATTACTATAGTACAAGCTTATCACACTATTTTAAAGAAGCAATGCCTCTAAAAAAAGAGGATTCAAATGCTTTATTTTATGAATCATCAAATGTAATGAGTGTAGTTTTATATTCAATATTAGTAACTGCTGTTTTTGAAGGTTTATTATTTGGTTTTTTTGTGAGCTTTTTTGGTTATGATGGAATTTTATTAGGTGTATTATATGGTTTTGCCTCTTTAGTTCCAGTTGTAGGAGGTCTAATAATGTGGCTTCCTGTAGCTATTTATGAGATATTTACAGGAAGTACTACTAATGCTATTGCTATTGTAGCTTACTCTATTATAGTTATCTCAATTATTGCAGATACTTTTATCAAACCTATTATTATTAAATATATAAATCAAAGAGTAGTAAAAACACCAAGTGCAGTAAATGAACTTTTAATTTTCTTTGCAATTGTTGCAGGACTTTCTACTTTTGGTTTTTGGGGAATGATTATAGGACCAGCTATGGTTACATTTTTTATTTCACTTATTCAATTACTTAATAAGTTTAGTGATGATTTTTACAGTATAAAAAGAAGTATAAAGAACGAATAA
- the clpA gene encoding ATP-dependent Clp protease ATP-binding subunit ClpA translates to MISKELRNIFAQAVSYAKKSRHEYLTVEHIFLMLLHDEVIENLFVDLGLDQEKFFNEIKKYIEDNTPIFPENVEDEPIETLTLTSTIENMVAHTQTSGRGNANVEDMFVAILKNEKSYATYLLKSAGVERVDILEEISHRENEQEEQIKNDEKEDDNKVLDRNSTELVALAKKGEIDPVIGRVNEINRVIQILGRRKKNNPILVGEPGVGKTAIAEGLALEIANKRVPEFLENAKVFSLDMGSMVAGTKYRGDFEKKLKSLLKEIVKIPNAILFIDEIHTIVGAGSVGGSAMDASNILKPMLANGKLKCIGATTFSEFRNDFSKDKALSRRFAKVDINEPSLEDAVTILEGLKSKYEEFHGVSYSNTAIEAAVNLSKKYISDRFLPDSAIDVIDEAGASKKIEYAAVNKKNIRILQKDIEDTVARMAHVPSKSTTKSDVSLLKNLETNMQKRVFGQDSAIATIVQSIKRNKAGLGLDKKPIGSFLFTGPTGVGKTEVAKELSNQLGIHFERFDMSEYMEAHTVSRLIGAPAGYVGFENGGLLTEAIRKHPHCVLLLDEIEKAHPDLMSILLQVMDNAELTDNSGNKADFQNVVLIMTSNLGASEANVMGFAKDDSLNESKAVNKFFAPEFRNRLDAMVTFSSLEQDIVARVAGKFIEDLEKQLENKKIKISITAKAKNELARLGYDKAMGARPLNRVISDKIKNILTDEILFGKLKKGGQVKIDFVKDEFKFSYKPLETNSTKTIQ, encoded by the coding sequence ATGATAAGTAAAGAATTAAGAAATATATTTGCACAAGCTGTAAGTTATGCTAAGAAAAGTCGGCATGAGTATTTAACAGTAGAACATATTTTTCTTATGCTTCTACATGATGAGGTTATTGAAAATCTATTTGTAGATTTAGGTTTAGACCAAGAAAAATTTTTTAATGAAATAAAAAAATATATTGAAGACAATACTCCTATTTTTCCAGAAAATGTAGAAGATGAACCTATTGAAACTCTTACTTTAACTTCTACAATTGAAAATATGGTTGCACATACGCAAACAAGTGGTAGAGGAAATGCAAATGTAGAAGATATGTTTGTAGCTATTTTAAAAAATGAAAAATCTTATGCAACCTATCTTTTAAAATCTGCTGGAGTAGAGAGAGTAGATATTTTAGAAGAGATTTCTCATCGAGAAAATGAGCAAGAAGAGCAAATTAAAAATGATGAGAAAGAAGATGATAATAAAGTATTAGATAGAAATTCTACTGAATTAGTAGCTTTAGCTAAGAAAGGGGAAATAGACCCTGTTATTGGTAGAGTAAATGAAATCAATAGAGTTATTCAAATTCTAGGAAGAAGAAAGAAAAATAATCCAATTTTAGTAGGTGAACCAGGTGTTGGTAAAACAGCTATTGCTGAAGGTTTAGCCTTAGAAATTGCAAATAAAAGGGTTCCGGAGTTTTTAGAGAATGCTAAAGTTTTTTCTTTAGATATGGGTTCAATGGTTGCAGGAACAAAATATAGAGGAGATTTTGAAAAGAAATTAAAATCACTTTTAAAAGAGATTGTAAAAATCCCAAATGCTATTTTATTTATTGATGAAATTCATACAATAGTTGGTGCTGGAAGTGTTGGTGGAAGTGCGATGGATGCTTCAAATATCTTAAAACCAATGCTTGCAAATGGAAAATTAAAATGTATTGGAGCTACAACTTTTTCTGAGTTTAGAAATGATTTTTCTAAAGATAAAGCTTTAAGTAGAAGGTTTGCTAAAGTTGATATAAATGAACCAAGTCTTGAAGACGCAGTTACAATTTTAGAGGGTTTAAAATCTAAATATGAAGAGTTCCATGGAGTTTCATACTCAAACACAGCAATTGAAGCAGCTGTAAATTTAAGTAAAAAATATATTTCAGATAGATTTTTACCTGATAGTGCAATTGATGTAATTGATGAAGCAGGAGCAAGTAAAAAAATAGAGTATGCAGCTGTAAATAAAAAAAATATTAGAATTCTTCAAAAAGATATTGAAGATACAGTTGCAAGAATGGCACATGTGCCTTCAAAATCTACAACAAAATCTGATGTTTCTTTACTTAAAAATCTTGAAACAAATATGCAGAAAAGAGTATTTGGACAAGATAGTGCTATTGCAACAATTGTTCAATCAATTAAAAGAAACAAAGCAGGACTTGGTCTTGATAAAAAACCTATTGGAAGCTTTTTATTTACAGGACCTACAGGAGTTGGTAAAACAGAAGTTGCAAAAGAGTTATCAAATCAATTAGGTATTCATTTTGAAAGATTTGATATGAGTGAATATATGGAAGCACATACAGTTTCAAGATTAATAGGAGCTCCAGCTGGATATGTTGGTTTTGAAAATGGAGGTTTATTAACAGAAGCAATTAGAAAACATCCTCACTGCGTACTTCTTTTAGATGAGATAGAAAAAGCTCATCCAGATTTAATGTCAATTTTACTTCAAGTTATGGATAATGCTGAATTAACTGATAATAGTGGTAATAAAGCAGATTTCCAAAATGTTGTATTAATTATGACTTCAAATTTAGGTGCAAGTGAAGCAAATGTAATGGGATTTGCTAAAGATGACTCTTTAAATGAAAGTAAGGCTGTTAATAAATTCTTTGCACCAGAGTTTAGAAATAGACTTGATGCTATGGTTACTTTTAGCTCTTTAGAGCAAGATATTGTAGCAAGAGTAGCTGGAAAATTTATTGAAGATTTAGAAAAGCAACTTGAAAATAAAAAAATCAAAATTTCAATTACTGCAAAAGCTAAAAATGAGCTTGCAAGACTTGGATATGATAAAGCAATGGGTGCAAGACCTCTTAATAGAGTTATTTCTGATAAGATTAAAAATATTCTTACTGATGAAATTTTATTTGGAAAACTTAAAAAAGGTGGTCAAGTTAAAATTGATTTTGTAAAAGATGAGTTTAAATTCTCTTATAAACCGCTTGAAACAAACTCTACAAAAACTATACAATAA
- a CDS encoding ferredoxin-thioredoxin reductase catalytic domain-containing protein yields MIKKIDIESEEFQTELELTKQFTTKVCEEHGFFYNLEDDVNESIQLGLTRNKMIYGQRFCPCFMVIGETPSQREKEDNRLCPCTPALTKEIPEKGHCHCGIFCTKEYVDSLKQEEVKEEVPTHSLGLSKEDCENILKKEQINANEVEALLEARELKLINFLLVDTREWMEWVGARIKGTDYLVPTTSFYQALEQIESKKETPIVVYCHSGSRSAYCQKIMIDMGFSSVANLDYGIVTYRGELLSGE; encoded by the coding sequence ATGATTAAAAAAATAGATATTGAAAGTGAAGAGTTTCAAACAGAACTTGAGCTTACAAAACAGTTTACTACTAAAGTTTGTGAAGAACATGGATTTTTTTATAATCTGGAAGATGATGTAAATGAATCAATTCAATTAGGTTTAACAAGAAATAAAATGATTTATGGACAAAGATTTTGTCCCTGTTTTATGGTTATAGGAGAGACTCCTTCTCAAAGAGAAAAAGAGGATAATAGATTATGCCCTTGTACACCTGCTTTAACAAAAGAAATCCCTGAAAAAGGTCATTGTCACTGTGGAATTTTTTGTACAAAAGAGTATGTTGATTCATTAAAGCAAGAAGAAGTTAAAGAAGAAGTTCCGACTCATTCCTTAGGTCTATCTAAAGAAGATTGTGAAAATATTCTAAAAAAAGAGCAAATAAATGCAAATGAAGTAGAAGCTTTATTAGAAGCTAGAGAGTTAAAGCTTATAAACTTTTTATTAGTAGATACAAGAGAGTGGATGGAATGGGTAGGAGCTAGAATAAAAGGAACAGATTATTTAGTACCAACAACATCATTTTATCAAGCTTTAGAGCAAATAGAAAGTAAAAAAGAGACTCCTATTGTAGTATATTGTCACAGTGGAAGTAGAAGTGCATATTGTCAAAAAATTATGATTGATATGGGGTTTTCTTCAGTTGCAAATTTAGATTATGGAATAGTAACTTACAGAGGGGAGTTATTATCAGGAGAGTAA
- the trpA gene encoding tryptophan synthase subunit alpha, whose translation MKKLVGYITCSVPNNNFSVDLALSMKEAGVDILELGVPFSDPVADGPVIEKANQIALENKFSLNDLFEVSSKIAPNMDMLWMGYMNPFYNYGIENFLKKADEFGVNGMIIPDVPFEEAQLIKPLFDKYKKANISFVAPTHSENRIKQIVQNAQKFIYMVAYAGITGSGQQEDLSFIIETVKKYSDTPLYIGFGVDEKTCKEKAKNVDGVIVGSAFVKHLIDDSLSNSEKIDKITKIVREIKEKINE comes from the coding sequence TTGAAAAAATTAGTTGGTTATATTACATGTTCAGTTCCTAACAATAATTTTTCTGTTGATTTGGCTTTAAGTATGAAAGAAGCAGGTGTTGATATTTTAGAACTAGGTGTTCCTTTCTCTGACCCAGTTGCTGATGGACCAGTTATTGAAAAAGCAAACCAAATTGCATTAGAAAACAAATTTAGTTTAAATGATTTATTTGAAGTTTCTTCAAAAATAGCACCAAATATGGATATGTTATGGATGGGATATATGAATCCTTTTTATAACTATGGAATAGAAAATTTCTTAAAAAAAGCAGATGAGTTTGGTGTAAATGGAATGATTATTCCTGATGTACCTTTTGAGGAAGCACAATTAATAAAACCTTTATTTGATAAGTATAAAAAAGCAAATATAAGTTTTGTAGCTCCAACTCATAGTGAAAATAGAATTAAGCAAATAGTTCAAAATGCACAAAAGTTTATTTATATGGTTGCTTATGCAGGAATTACAGGAAGTGGTCAACAAGAGGATTTAAGTTTTATTATTGAAACGGTTAAAAAGTACTCAGATACCCCTCTTTATATAGGTTTTGGGGTAGATGAAAAAACTTGTAAAGAAAAAGCAAAAAATGTTGATGGAGTAATCGTTGGAAGTGCTTTTGTTAAACATTTAATTGATGACTCATTGTCAAATAGTGAAAAAATTGATAAAATAACAAAAATTGTTAGAGAAATAAAAGAAAAGATTAACGAATAA